One stretch of Segatella copri DNA includes these proteins:
- a CDS encoding ABC transporter permease, translating to MRLDLDTYKEILDTITRNKSRSLLTGFGVFWGVFMLIALMGGGQGLKEMLQNNFTGFATNTAIIWAQNTTKPYKGFNKGRSWQMEEKDLDRLRHQVPELDVITPLLFGGNKSVVFGDKKFSGSTQGVNPDYAKVSAPQMFYGRYINEMDVRQQRKVCVIGKQIYKNLFPGGGDPCGKSVRVDSTYYMVIGVDYRSGNGVNFGGRADETITLPQSVLRSAYNRGKAVDIIATTGKPGVVMSSIAQRMRETVARAHSIDPTDEKGIMVFNTEVLFQMLDNLFKGVNFLIWLVGIGTLLAGAIGVSNIMMVTVKERTTEIGIRRAIGATPKMILSQIISESILLTLVAGMSGILFGVAILQMLEVGSTTDGILTAHFQVDFWTAISSAILICILGGLAGLAPAWRAMSIKPVDAMRDE from the coding sequence ATGCGATTAGATTTAGATACATATAAAGAGATTCTCGACACCATCACGAGGAACAAGAGCCGCAGTCTGCTTACGGGCTTCGGCGTGTTCTGGGGCGTGTTTATGCTCATCGCCCTGATGGGTGGCGGACAGGGACTGAAGGAGATGCTGCAAAACAACTTCACAGGCTTTGCCACCAACACCGCCATCATCTGGGCGCAGAACACCACCAAACCCTACAAGGGATTCAACAAGGGGCGCTCCTGGCAGATGGAAGAGAAAGACCTGGACAGATTGCGCCACCAGGTGCCCGAACTCGATGTCATTACCCCGCTGCTCTTCGGCGGCAACAAGTCGGTGGTGTTTGGAGACAAAAAATTCAGCGGCAGCACCCAGGGCGTAAATCCTGACTACGCCAAAGTTTCTGCGCCACAGATGTTTTACGGCAGATACATCAACGAGATGGATGTGCGCCAGCAGCGCAAGGTTTGCGTCATCGGTAAACAGATTTACAAGAATCTCTTTCCTGGCGGCGGTGATCCGTGCGGCAAGAGCGTAAGAGTAGACTCTACCTATTATATGGTGATAGGCGTAGATTACCGCTCGGGCAACGGCGTGAACTTCGGCGGTCGTGCCGATGAAACCATCACCCTGCCCCAATCGGTTTTGCGCAGCGCTTATAACCGGGGTAAGGCAGTAGACATCATAGCCACCACCGGCAAACCGGGCGTAGTGATGAGCAGCATTGCCCAGCGGATGAGAGAAACCGTGGCAAGAGCCCACAGCATCGACCCTACCGACGAAAAGGGCATTATGGTGTTCAATACCGAAGTTCTCTTCCAGATGCTCGACAACCTGTTCAAGGGCGTCAACTTCCTCATCTGGCTGGTAGGCATCGGTACCCTTCTCGCCGGCGCCATCGGAGTTTCCAATATCATGATGGTAACGGTAAAGGAGCGAACCACCGAGATAGGCATCCGCCGAGCCATCGGAGCCACGCCTAAGATGATTCTCTCGCAAATCATCTCCGAGAGTATTCTCCTCACCCTGGTAGCCGGCATGAGCGGCATTCTCTTCGGTGTTGCCATCCTGCAGATGCTAGAAGTAGGAAGTACCACGGATGGCATTCTTACCGCCCACTTCCAGGTAGATTTCTGGACGGCCATCTCTTCTGCCATCCTCATCTGCATTCTCGGCGGTCTAGCCGGACTCGCCCCTGCATGGCGAGCCATGAGCATCAAACCGGTAGATGCGATGAGAGACGAATAA
- a CDS encoding efflux RND transporter periplasmic adaptor subunit, producing MKKYSKLIVAAIVALIFIGTFVFLYEKSQPKPVEYTEFTPKMADVLKTTVITGKIEPRNEVSVKPQISGIITEICKEAGDYVQAGEVIAKVKVIPDMGQLSSAQARVRLAEINLKQAQVDYGREEQLFKKQLVSADEFDKVKQAMKQAREEVTAAEDALQVVRDGVSKSNASASSTLIRSTISGIILDIPVKVGNSVILANTFNDGTTIASVANMNDLIFRGNIDETEVGSLVTGMPMKITIGALQNLNFEANLEYISPKAVENNGANQFEVKAAIRSTKGGKIRSGYSANAEIVLAKATHVLTVPESAIEFSGDSTFVYIIKGSDKKKTYERKQVTTGLSDGVNIEIKKGLGLKDKVRGPQVIAENKDDDE from the coding sequence ATGAAAAAGTATTCAAAGTTGATTGTTGCGGCGATTGTCGCCTTGATCTTCATCGGAACCTTCGTGTTCCTTTATGAGAAATCGCAGCCTAAGCCTGTGGAGTATACTGAGTTTACTCCTAAGATGGCTGATGTTTTGAAAACTACCGTCATCACAGGCAAGATTGAGCCTCGCAACGAGGTGAGCGTAAAGCCTCAGATTAGCGGTATCATCACCGAGATTTGCAAAGAAGCGGGTGATTATGTTCAGGCGGGCGAGGTTATCGCCAAGGTAAAGGTGATTCCGGATATGGGACAGCTCAGTTCGGCTCAGGCTCGCGTGCGCCTTGCAGAAATCAACCTGAAACAGGCACAGGTGGATTATGGTCGCGAAGAACAGCTCTTCAAGAAACAGCTGGTCAGCGCCGATGAGTTTGATAAGGTAAAGCAGGCGATGAAACAGGCACGCGAGGAAGTTACCGCTGCCGAAGATGCTCTCCAGGTGGTGCGTGATGGTGTAAGCAAGAGCAATGCCAGCGCTTCTTCCACCCTCATCCGTTCTACCATCTCGGGCATTATCCTCGATATTCCGGTCAAGGTGGGTAACTCGGTGATTCTTGCCAACACTTTCAACGATGGTACTACCATCGCCAGTGTGGCCAACATGAACGACCTCATCTTCCGTGGCAATATCGATGAAACCGAAGTGGGAAGTCTCGTTACAGGAATGCCGATGAAGATTACCATCGGAGCCTTGCAGAACCTCAACTTCGAGGCTAACCTGGAGTATATCTCTCCTAAGGCTGTAGAAAACAATGGTGCCAACCAGTTTGAGGTAAAGGCAGCCATCCGTTCTACCAAGGGCGGCAAGATCCGTTCAGGCTACAGCGCCAATGCCGAGATTGTACTGGCAAAGGCTACCCATGTACTCACCGTTCCGGAGAGTGCCATCGAGTTTAGCGGCGATTCTACCTTTGTATATATCATAAAAGGTAGCGACAAGAAGAAGACTTATGAGCGCAAACAGGTAACTACCGGTTTGAGCGATGGAGTAAATATTGAAATCAAGAAAGGTCTGGGACTCAAGGACAAGGTTCGCGGTCCTCAGGTAATAGCAGAAAATAAGGATGATGACGAATAG
- the nagB gene encoding glucosamine-6-phosphate deaminase — MRVIIEKDYEKLSKWAADYVVETINRFQPTAERPFVLGLPTGSSPQGMYANLVKAVKEGKVSFKHVITFNMDEYVGLPESHPESYHSFMAANLFNHIDCPKENIHILNGNAENLEEECRHYEQMIEEAGGIDLFIGGIGPDGHIAFNEPFSSLTSRTRVKTLTTDTKIANSRFFDNDPEKVPSLALTVGVGTVMAAREVMILCNGHSKARALQAAIEGPVTQAWTISALQQHQHGIIVCDEIACDELKVGTYRYFKDIEKDNI; from the coding sequence ATGCGTGTTATTATCGAAAAAGATTATGAGAAGCTGTCAAAGTGGGCAGCTGATTATGTAGTTGAAACAATTAACAGATTTCAACCAACTGCTGAACGTCCTTTTGTTCTGGGTTTGCCAACCGGTTCTTCACCTCAGGGCATGTATGCCAACCTGGTAAAGGCGGTAAAAGAAGGCAAGGTTTCGTTCAAGCATGTCATCACCTTCAATATGGATGAATATGTAGGTTTGCCGGAATCTCATCCTGAGAGCTATCACTCTTTCATGGCTGCCAATCTCTTCAATCATATCGACTGTCCTAAGGAGAATATTCATATCCTGAACGGTAATGCCGAGAATCTGGAAGAGGAGTGCCGTCATTATGAGCAGATGATAGAAGAAGCGGGTGGCATCGACCTCTTTATCGGTGGTATCGGTCCTGATGGCCATATCGCTTTCAACGAGCCATTCTCTTCTCTAACCTCACGCACACGAGTAAAGACGCTCACTACAGATACAAAGATTGCCAACTCCCGTTTCTTCGATAATGATCCTGAGAAGGTACCTAGTCTGGCTCTGACCGTAGGTGTGGGTACCGTGATGGCTGCCCGAGAGGTAATGATTCTCTGCAACGGTCATAGCAAGGCGCGCGCCCTGCAGGCTGCCATCGAAGGCCCTGTTACCCAGGCTTGGACCATCAGCGCTCTGCAGCAGCACCAGCATGGCATCATCGTTTGTGATGAGATTGCCTGCGATGAACTGAAGGTGGGTACTTACCGCTACTTCAAGGATATCGAAAAGGATAACATCTAA
- a CDS encoding DUF6078 family protein translates to MNNISIHSIDTVCLKEACPVHHLCARFERYQKLRKSEKVFSILNPDHIACSEQGCAYRLQKKIIRMARGFRRMFGTIPSANTPHFWHFSPYISESTYCKAKRGAILIAPDMQQKLLRLFEQNGADISIGFDEYVEQEGYEEVDTSSCKKI, encoded by the coding sequence ATGAACAATATTTCAATCCATTCCATTGATACGGTATGTCTCAAGGAGGCGTGCCCGGTACATCACCTTTGTGCTCGTTTTGAGCGTTATCAGAAGTTGCGTAAGTCGGAGAAGGTATTCAGCATTCTGAACCCGGACCATATAGCCTGCAGCGAGCAGGGCTGCGCCTATCGTCTTCAGAAGAAGATCATACGCATGGCACGCGGATTCCGCCGCATGTTCGGTACGATACCTTCTGCCAATACGCCTCATTTCTGGCACTTTTCACCCTATATCAGCGAAAGCACCTATTGCAAGGCGAAGCGCGGCGCCATCCTCATCGCACCCGATATGCAGCAGAAATTACTGCGTCTCTTCGAGCAGAATGGCGCCGATATCAGCATCGGTTTTGATGAATATGTAGAGCAGGAGGGCTATGAAGAAGTAGATACCTCAAGCTGTAAAAAAATATAA
- a CDS encoding VapE domain-containing protein, producing the protein MNKVTALSSSDKMTNEISALSLVESFLDEYYLFRRNVLSGKTEYFTLSKNEDEAEEPVEEEPETGGEEEESSDSTWKVLTPEAFNSIVRHAKRLGVGGKKSPRQDIEEFVRSEEVPEFDPIREYLENLPEWDGKNHVAELFGRIPGLTSEQLGWCATWLRSAVAHWLQMDMFHGNETTPVLIGKQGCGKSTFAYRLLPDHLRQYFLDHINFANKFDSEMALTHNLYVNIDEFANMGPSQQGKLKQMLSKVKVNGRPIFGKCQDDRPRYASFLATTNDEHPLCDPTGSRRFVCLHIPAGEYIDNGSPIIYDQLYAQVMYELCHKKTPYWFTNAEVDRIQKCNLPFFKVDDFESMLKSCFRVPEDNETGEWLICSDVFEVLHERFPMLISNLSTKIRIGQSLKLLGCKMKHTKKGQAYLLVRI; encoded by the coding sequence ATGAACAAAGTTACAGCTTTATCGTCATCAGATAAGATGACAAACGAAATTTCAGCACTCTCTCTTGTTGAGAGTTTTCTCGATGAGTATTATCTCTTCCGTAGAAATGTGCTAAGTGGTAAAACCGAGTATTTCACTCTCTCAAAGAATGAGGACGAAGCCGAGGAGCCCGTAGAAGAGGAACCGGAAACCGGTGGGGAAGAGGAGGAATCTTCTGACTCAACCTGGAAGGTGCTGACTCCGGAGGCTTTCAATTCTATCGTCCGTCACGCCAAGCGGTTGGGTGTGGGAGGCAAGAAGTCGCCCCGACAGGATATTGAGGAGTTCGTACGTTCTGAAGAGGTTCCGGAGTTTGACCCTATCAGGGAATATCTCGAAAACCTGCCGGAATGGGATGGTAAGAATCATGTGGCTGAACTCTTTGGCAGGATTCCGGGGCTTACAAGTGAACAGTTGGGATGGTGCGCCACCTGGCTCCGTTCAGCTGTCGCCCACTGGTTGCAGATGGATATGTTTCATGGCAACGAAACCACTCCTGTGCTTATCGGCAAGCAGGGTTGCGGCAAGAGTACCTTTGCCTATCGCCTGCTGCCGGATCATCTGCGACAGTATTTCCTCGACCACATCAACTTTGCCAATAAGTTTGACTCCGAGATGGCGCTCACTCATAATCTCTATGTCAACATAGATGAGTTTGCGAATATGGGACCATCGCAGCAGGGTAAGCTGAAGCAGATGCTTTCGAAGGTGAAGGTGAACGGGCGCCCTATCTTCGGCAAGTGTCAGGATGACCGTCCGCGTTACGCTTCCTTCCTGGCAACTACCAATGATGAGCATCCGCTCTGCGACCCTACGGGTAGCCGCCGCTTCGTCTGTCTGCACATTCCGGCAGGTGAATATATCGACAACGGTTCACCCATCATTTATGACCAGCTCTATGCACAAGTTATGTATGAGCTTTGCCATAAGAAGACGCCTTACTGGTTTACCAATGCCGAGGTGGACCGCATCCAGAAGTGCAATCTTCCTTTCTTCAAGGTAGATGATTTTGAATCGATGCTGAAGAGCTGTTTCCGTGTTCCTGAGGATAATGAAACGGGCGAATGGCTCATCTGTTCGGATGTTTTCGAGGTTCTGCACGAAAGATTTCCGATGCTGATCAGTAATCTGAGTACCAAGATTCGCATAGGCCAGTCGCTCAAACTCCTGGGGTGCAAGATGAAACATACCAAGAAGGGTCAGGCCTATCTGCTTGTAAGAATCTGA
- a CDS encoding class I SAM-dependent methyltransferase, with product MQKRHTDRKMYFRDLEITSKEFYISYLSDFTELTPKSRILEVGCGEGGNLVPFAQLGCKVTGIDIAECRIKDAKAYFSEISNHATFVCCDFMQYPVPCNEEDKYDVILLHDVIEHVPTKEPFLAHLRKFMKTKGVLFVGFPAWQMPFGGHQQICRSKLCSHLPFIHLLPNPLYRLLLKTCNEKKGTMNELMSIKECRTSIELFERLIHQCGFSVTDQKLWFINPHYKQKFHLTPRLLPHWVWKMKYIRNFFTTSCWYILSISHK from the coding sequence ATGCAAAAAAGACATACAGACAGAAAGATGTATTTCCGTGACTTGGAGATAACATCTAAGGAGTTTTACATCAGCTACTTGTCAGATTTTACGGAACTGACACCAAAGAGTAGAATCTTGGAGGTAGGCTGTGGTGAAGGAGGAAACTTAGTTCCCTTTGCACAGTTGGGCTGCAAAGTGACAGGTATAGATATTGCCGAATGCAGAATTAAAGATGCCAAAGCATACTTTTCCGAAATCAGCAATCATGCTACATTTGTATGCTGTGATTTCATGCAATATCCTGTTCCATGTAATGAAGAGGATAAATATGACGTAATACTATTACATGATGTGATAGAACACGTTCCGACAAAAGAGCCATTTCTTGCACACCTAAGAAAGTTTATGAAAACAAAAGGCGTGCTGTTTGTCGGATTCCCCGCATGGCAAATGCCTTTTGGAGGACATCAACAGATTTGCAGAAGCAAACTTTGCTCACATCTGCCATTCATTCACTTGCTGCCAAACCCTTTATACCGGTTGTTGCTAAAAACATGCAATGAAAAGAAAGGAACTATGAATGAGCTTATGAGCATAAAAGAATGCCGAACAAGTATAGAGTTGTTTGAAAGACTCATACATCAATGTGGCTTCTCGGTAACAGATCAAAAACTTTGGTTCATCAATCCTCATTACAAGCAGAAGTTCCACCTTACCCCACGACTCTTGCCACATTGGGTCTGGAAGATGAAGTATATCAGAAATTTCTTCACCACTTCATGCTGGTATATATTGTCCATAAGCCATAAATAG